The genomic DNA GAATGATCGCGCCCGCCACGCCGGCGATCGATTGCGCCGCCGAGATCACGATGTACGAGATCTTGAAGCCCACCCCCGTCAGCGTCACCACGCCGATCACGATGCCCACCGTGCCGGCCGCCGCGCCCACCGCCAGCGCGTACTTGGCGCCGGTCTCGAAGGCTTCGTACAGATCGCGCCAATGCAGCCGCTGGAACGGATTGAGCAGGCCCACGATGATGCAGCCCGTGATGCCGGCAAACGCCGCCAGGTACGGCGTGCGGCCGCTGGCCAGCACGCCGATCAGCAGGATCAACGGAATCAGCGTCGGCCAGCGCATCTTGAACGACTGCTTCAGCTTGGGCATTTCCTCGGCCGTCAGGCCGCGCAGGCCCTCGCGCTTGGCCTCGAAGTGCACCTGCATGAACATGCCGAAGAAATACAGGAAGGCCGGAAAGATGCCCGCAATCGCGATCTGCTGGTACGGAATGCCCAGGAACTCGATCATCAGGAACGCCGCCGCGCCCATGATCGGCGGCGTGATCTGGCCGCCGGTGCTGCTGGCCGCCTCCACCCCCGCCGCGAAATGCCGCGGATAGCCGATGCGGATCATCGCCGGAATGGTCAGCGAGCCCACCGTCACGGCGTTGGCCACCGACGACCCCGACAGCATGCCGAACATGGCCGAGCCGAACACCGACACCTTGGCCGGCCCGCCGGCGTAGCGGCCGGCGACGGTGGAGGCCACGTCCAGGAACAGCTGCCCCAGCCCGATGCGCGTGGCTAGCACGCCGAACAGCACGAAGTGGAACACATAGGTGGCCACCACGCCCACCGCCACGCCATACACGCCCTGGCTGGTCAGGTACATGTGGTTGACGATCTGCGACCACGTATTGCCCGCGTGCTGCAGCAGCCCGGGGAAATACGGCCCGAAGGCGGCATAGGCCATGAACACCAGCGCGATGATCGGCAGCGGCCAGCCCATGGCGCGGCGCGTGGCCTCCAGCAACCCGATCAGCAGGATCGAGCCCATCAGCACGTCGATCGGCAGCGGGTTGCCGACGCGGAACGCCAGATCCTCGAAGATGTAGGGGATGTACAGCACCGACAACGCCAGCGCGATGGCGATGATCCAGTCATACAGCGGCACGCCGCCCGGCGCGTACCAGGTGGACTTCGGCTCGCGCTGGTAATGCGACTTGGAAAAGCCGAACACCAGGAAGATCAGGCTCAGCACGAAGGCCAGGTGCACGCCGCGGTGCGTGGCCTCGCGCAAGAGGCCGAAGCCGGCGGTGTAGTAGTGGAACAGAGACAGCGCCACCAGCAGGCCCGAGACGATCCAGGTGGCGCTCTTGTGCAGCGGCCGGAAGCGGATCTCGGAATCGTACTTTTCCGCCAGCTGCTGTGTTTTCTCGTGGTCTATTTCCATAGCCAGGTTTCTCAGGTGATTGCGCGAACAGGGCCGCCCGAGGCGGCCCTGCGCTGGCGCGGCGATGGGCGCCGCGCTTCCCCGGAAGGGACGGGGTCGGTGCTTACTTCAGCAGGCCGATTTCCTTGTAGAACTTCTCGGCGCCCGGATGGAACGGGATGCCCGCGCCCTTGACCGCGTTGTCGCGGGTGATGAGCTTGCCCTTGGCGTGGCCGTTGTCCAGCGTCTTGCGGGTGGCGTCGCTGTACAGCGCCTTGGTGACGTCATACACCACCTGCTCGGACAGCTTGGCCGACGTCACCATCTGCGCGTTGACCGAGATGGTCTTGACCTCGCCCACGTTCTGGTAGGTGTTGGCGGCAATGGTGTCGGGCGTGAAGAACTCCTGCTTGGCGCGCAGCGCGTCGATCTCGGGGCCGACCAGCGGCACGATTTCGATGCCGCCGCCGCTGGAGGCCAGCTCGGCGATGGCGCCAGCCGGCGCGCCGCCCACGAAGAAGAACGCATCCAGGCCGCCGTCCTTGAGCTTGTCGCCGGCCTGGTTGGGCTTGAGGTATTCGGCCTTGACGTCCTTGTCGGTCATGCCATAGGCGCCCAGGATCAGGCGCACGTCCACCAGCGTGCCGGAACCCGGCTCGTCCATCGAGACGCGCTTGCCCTTCAGGTCGGCCACGCTCTTGATGCCCGCGCCCTTGCGCGTCACCAGGTGGATGCTTTCCGGATACAGCGTGGCGATCAGGCGCAGGTCCTGCGCCTTGGGCTTGCCTTCGAAGGTGCCGGTGCCGCTGTAGGCCCAGAAGGCCACGTCCGACTGCGTGAAGCCGGCCTCGAACGAACCGCCCATGATGCCGTTGATGTTGGCCACCGAACCGTTGGAGGCGACCGCGGTGGCGATCAGCTTGCCGGGTTGGGACACGGCGTTGGCGATGATGCCGCCGATGGGGTAGTAGGTGCCGGCGGTGCCGCCGGTGCCGATACGGAAGAACTGCTGGGCTTGCGCGGCCCCGGTCGCGCCGACAGCGGCGGCGGCCATGGCCAGGGTGGCGATCCAATTCCTGAGTTTCATGCGAGCTTCTCCGTTATGAGTGGAAGTAACCTATTGTTGTGTTGAAATTCTGGCACGCCACCCGCCCTGCGCCAATGGCCTGGAAGCTATCGTTTACCAGGGGTTGCCGCGGTGCGGAAACGTCAACGGTCCGGCGTGGGCCATCGCGCGCGGCGGCGGTTCACGGTTACGCCGCAGGTTTGATCACGGAGCTATTCGATGTCCCAAGAAGTCATCCGCGGCATTGTGCTGCCCCCGCCCGCCCAGGCCGGCGATCCCCTGGCCAGCGTCGACACGCCCAGCCTGGTGCTGGACCTGGCCGCGTTCGAGGCCAACCTGCGCGCCATGCAGGCCTGGGCCGACCGCCACGAGGTCGCGCTGCGGCCGCACGCCAAGGCCCACAAATGCCCCGAGATCGCGCGCCGCCAGCTGGCGC from Achromobacter xylosoxidans includes the following:
- a CDS encoding TRAP transporter permease — translated: MEIDHEKTQQLAEKYDSEIRFRPLHKSATWIVSGLLVALSLFHYYTAGFGLLREATHRGVHLAFVLSLIFLVFGFSKSHYQREPKSTWYAPGGVPLYDWIIAIALALSVLYIPYIFEDLAFRVGNPLPIDVLMGSILLIGLLEATRRAMGWPLPIIALVFMAYAAFGPYFPGLLQHAGNTWSQIVNHMYLTSQGVYGVAVGVVATYVFHFVLFGVLATRIGLGQLFLDVASTVAGRYAGGPAKVSVFGSAMFGMLSGSSVANAVTVGSLTIPAMIRIGYPRHFAAGVEAASSTGGQITPPIMGAAAFLMIEFLGIPYQQIAIAGIFPAFLYFFGMFMQVHFEAKREGLRGLTAEEMPKLKQSFKMRWPTLIPLILLIGVLASGRTPYLAAFAGITGCIIVGLLNPFQRLHWRDLYEAFETGAKYALAVGAAAGTVGIVIGVVTLTGVGFKISYIVISAAQSIAGVAGAIIPETIANAQSLTLVAALIMTGVVCILMGCGIPTTANYLIMVAVAAPTLVQLGVQPIAAHFFVFYFGILADITPPVALAAYAAAGMAGSDPFKTGNTAFRLGITKLIVPFVFVFSPSLLISVQGFTWYDFFVTLFGCMVGLVLLSAAFSRYMLVGMKSWERWLCTLGALLTILPGLTSGLIGLAICIPVFIRQLAQLKLESAPKTA
- a CDS encoding TAXI family TRAP transporter solute-binding subunit, which translates into the protein MKLRNWIATLAMAAAAVGATGAAQAQQFFRIGTGGTAGTYYPIGGIIANAVSQPGKLIATAVASNGSVANINGIMGGSFEAGFTQSDVAFWAYSGTGTFEGKPKAQDLRLIATLYPESIHLVTRKGAGIKSVADLKGKRVSMDEPGSGTLVDVRLILGAYGMTDKDVKAEYLKPNQAGDKLKDGGLDAFFFVGGAPAGAIAELASSGGGIEIVPLVGPEIDALRAKQEFFTPDTIAANTYQNVGEVKTISVNAQMVTSAKLSEQVVYDVTKALYSDATRKTLDNGHAKGKLITRDNAVKGAGIPFHPGAEKFYKEIGLLK